A single region of the Eleginops maclovinus isolate JMC-PN-2008 ecotype Puerto Natales chromosome 4, JC_Emac_rtc_rv5, whole genome shotgun sequence genome encodes:
- the uts2r4 gene encoding urotensin-2 receptor: MNCTPNATITPQLGLVLSPGAGDGGSQDGGGGGGSGGGGLWVTSLLGVTLMIMCAMGLVGNTYTLIITRSAALRRTGSMYVYIVNLALADLLYLSTIPFVVCTYFAHDWLFGEAGCRILLSLDLLTMHASVFILVAMSLERYRAVAKPFSAHRSSTRKRRLAAGVIWGLAFVLTLPMMVMIRLSEGKPTARGTVKRICFPTWTYDAFKAYITVLFLTSVLVPGLVIVGLYVGLASRYWAVQASFGGSSRSARRRGLKQKVVSMIFSIVVAYWACFLPFWGWQLAKLFSPESLSALSPAAHNYVNFFVTCLTYGNSCINPFLYTLLTRNYKDYLAQKGQSVGSSRADAGSAVTTPLQEL; encoded by the coding sequence ATGAACTGCACTCCCAATGCCACCATCACGCCACAGCTGGGCCTTGTCCTGAGCCCAGGGGCTGGAGACGGAGGTTCCCAGGACGGTGGTGGcggtggtggtagtggtggtggtggactTTGGGTGACATCTCTGCTTGGTGTGACTCTGATGATCATGTGCGCCATGGGTTTGGTGGGCAACACGTACACGCTCATCATCACACGATCGGCCGCCTTGCGTAGGACAGGCTCCATGTACGTTTACATTGTCAACTTGGCTCTGGCGGACCTGCTCTACCTGTCCACCATCCCCTTCGTGGTCTGCACCTACTTCGCCCACGACTGGCTGTTCGGTGAGGCCGGCTGCCGCATCCTGCTGAGCCTCGACCTCCTCACCATGCACGCCAGCGTCTTCATCCTGGTTGCTATGAGCCTTGAGCGCTACCGTGCCGTGGCGAAGCCCTTCAGCGCGCACAGGTCCTCGACTCGTAAACGGAGACTAGCTGCAGGGGTTATCTGGGGGTTAGCCTTTGTGCTAACACTTCCCATGATGGTGATGATCCGCCTCAGTGAGGGGAAACCAACCGCGAGGGGTACGGTGAAAAGGATCTGCTTCCCTACATGGACCTATGATGCTTTCAAGGCTTACATCACCGTCCTGTTTCTGACCAGTGTTTTAGTTCCTGGATTGGTAATCGTCGGGCTGTATGTGGGGCTGGCTAGCCGCTACTGGGCGGTGCAGGCTAGCTTTGGAGGCAGCAGCCGGTCTGCCCGCAGGAGAGGACTCAAACAGAAAGTGGTGTCAATGATCTTTAGCATCGTGGTGGCCTACTGGGCTTGCTTCCTGCCTTTCTGGGGATGGCAGCTAGCCAAACTCTTCTCTCCGGAGTCCCTCAGTGCTTTGTCTCCGGCGGCTCATAATTACGTGAATTTCTTCGTCACGTGTCTGACGTACGGGAACAGCTGCATCAATCCATTTCTATACACTCTTCTGACCCGAAACTATAAAGACTACTTGGCCCAGAAAGGTCAGTCTGTGGGATCGAGCAGGGCTGACGCCGGGTCAGCTGTGACTACGCCACTGCAGGAACTTTAG
- the lgals2b gene encoding lectin, galactoside-binding, soluble, 2b, whose translation MKVTNMTFKEGNEFKIRVKPNNDCSSFAINIGHDSENVAMHFNPRFDYNGEENTIIFNTMSGGCWGDEMREGNFPFVRGEECKFHINFSMEQFYIKLPDGSMLNFPNRLGDVKYQHFDVSGDARIVGIKIK comes from the exons ATG AAAGTCACCAACATGACATTCAAGGAGGGGAATGAGTTCAAGATCCGCGTCAAGCCCAACAACGACTGCAGTTC CTTCGCCATCAACATCGGCCACGACTCTGAGAACGTTGCGATGCACTTCAACCCCCGATTCGATTACAACGGGGAAGAAAACACCATCATCTTCAACACCATGTCCGGGGGGTGCTGGGGGGACGAGATGCGAGAGGGAAACTTCCCCTTTGTGCGTGGGGAGGAATGCAAG TTTCACATCAACTTCAGCATGGAGCAGTTCTACATCAAGCTTCCTGACGGCTCCATGCTGAACTTCCCCAACCGCCTGGGAGACGTAAAGTACCAACACTTCGATGTCAGCGGCGACGCCAGGATCGTCGGCATCAAGATCAAGTAG
- the LOC134862731 gene encoding GTP-binding protein 1-like produces the protein MASLEETEPTTEPEKCPDVTPAESIVPACMFAPERDCAEDPCGEDGLGDGEGTNGETEDHLDLSSKLVLVSPTGQQYDSLLRHLREQIDEGCGETIYVVGMGSDGGDYGLDEKDMEASVATVRSLCEQIEADLIFLRERTDTGGRIRDYLIRRRVGEQDFLEVRVAVVGNVDAGKSTLLGVLTHGELDNGRGFARQKLFRHKHEMESGRTSSVGNDILGFDQEGEVVNKPDSHGGGLDWTKICEKSSKVITFIDLAGHEKYLKTTVFGMTGHLPDFCMLMVGSNAGIVGMTKEHLGLALALNVPVFVVVTKIDMCPANILQETLKLLQRLLKSPGCRKIPVLVQNKDDVIVTASNFSSERMCPIFQISNVTGENMDLLKMFLNLLSSRTNFNNDEPAEFQIDDTYSVPGVGTVVSGTTLRGMIRLNDTLLLGPDPLGTFIPIAVKSIHRKRMPVKEVRGGQTASFALKKIKRSSIRKGMVMVSPKLMPQATWEFEAEILVLHHPTTISPRYQAMVHCGSIRQTATILTMNRDCLRTGDKATVHFRFIKTPEYLHCDHKLVFREGRTKAVGTITKLLQAVNTQAAKAQQAKMLSNKKMFGTGANEEAGSSERPPSPNSAQLPMKSGGGGRRRGGQRHRGKGINAATISTAVPAGAAGTA, from the exons ATGGCGTCGCTAGAGGAGACAGAACCaaccacagaaccagagaaaTGCCCGGATGTAACACCAGCAGAGTCCATAGTGCCCGCTTGTATGTTTGCACCGGAGCGGGACTGTGCTGAAGATCCATGCGGGGAGGACGGCTTGGGAGACGGCGAGGGGACAAACGGAGAGACCGAGGATCACTTGGATTTAAGCAGCAAG CTGGTCCTTGTGAGTCCGACAGGGCAACAGTACGATTCATTACTACGGCATCTGAGGGAGCAGATTGATGAGGGCTGTGGAGAGACAATCTACGTGGTTGGGATGGGCTCAG ATGGGGGAGACTACGGCCTGGACGAGAAGGACATGGAGGCGTCGGTGGCCACGGTGCGGTCGCTGTGCGAACAGATCGAGGCCGACCTGATCTTCCTCAGAGAGCGGACGGACACCGGAGGAAGGATCCGAGACTACCTCATCCGCAGGCGCGTGGGTGAGCAGGACTTCCTGGAAGTCAG GGTGGCGGTGGTGGGGAATGTGGACGCGGGGAAGAGCACTCTGCTGGGGGTTCTGACCCACGGTGAGCTGGACAATGGCAGAGGCTTTGCTCGCCAGAAGCTCTTTAGGCACAAACATGAAATGGAGAGTGGCAGGACCAGCAGTGTGGGCAATGATATCCTGGGGTTTGACCAGGAGGGAGAG GTGGTGAATAAGCCCGACAGCCACGGCGGCGGCCTGGACTGGACGAAGATCTGTGAGAAATCCTCCAAGGTCATCACCTTCATCGACCTGGCGGGCCACGAGAAGTACCTGAAGACCACGGTGTTCGGCATGACGGGACACCTGCCCGACTTCTGCATGCTGAtg gtTGGCAGTAACGCCGGCATCGTGGGGATGACCAAAGAGCACCTTGGTCTGGCTCTGGCCCTCAATGTGCCGGTGTTTGTCGTGGTGACTAAGATAGACATGTGTCCGGCCAACATCCTGCAAG AGACGCTGAAGCTGTTGCAGAGGCTACTAAAGTCCCCCGGCTGCAGAAAGATCCCCGTGCTGGTCCAGAACAAGGACGATGTCATCGTGACAGCGTCCAACTTCAGCTCCGAGAG gatgtGTCCCATCTTCCAGATCTCCAATGTGACGGGGGAGAACATGGACCTGCTGAAGATGTTCCTcaacctgctctcctccaggaCCAACTTCAACAACGACGAGCCCGCCGAGTTCCAGATAGACGACACTTACTCTGTACCG GGCGTGGGCACAGTGGTGTCGGGGACTACGTTACGTGGAATGATACGGCTCAACGACACGCTGCTGTTAGGCCCCGACCCGCTGGGAACCTTCATCCCCATCGCCGTGAAGTCCATCCACCGCAAGAGGATGCCCGTCAAAGAGGTGCGGGGGGGACAGACGGCGTCCTTCGCCCTCAAAAAG ATCAAGCGCTCGTCGATACGGAAAGGCATGGTGATGGTTTCCCCAAAGCTGATGCCTCAGGCCACCTGGGAGTTTGAGGCTGAGATCTTGGTGCTCCATCACCCCACCACGATATCACCCAGATACCAGGCCATGG TGCACTGCGGCAGCATCAGGCAGACGGCCACCATCCTCACCATGAACAGAGACTGTCTGCGGACGGGGGACAAGGCCACGGTCCACTTCCGCTTCATCAAGACCCCCGAGTACCTGCACTGTGACCACAAGCTGGTGTTCAGGGAGGGACGCACCAAAGCTGTGGGCACCATCACCAAG ctcctccaggcTGTGAACACGCAGGCAGCGAAAGCCCAGCAGGCCAAGATGCTGTCCAATAAGAAGATGTTTGGCACAGGAGCCAATGAGGAGGCTGGATCCTCAGAACGACCGCCCAGTCCGAACTCAGCACAGCTACCA atgaAGTCTGGAGGTGGGGGCCGCCGGAGAGGAGGTCAGAGACATCGAGGGAAAGGAATAAACGCTGCAACAATCTCCACAGCGGTGCCTGCAGGAGCGGCAGGAACCGCCTGA